From a single Solanum dulcamara chromosome 4, daSolDulc1.2, whole genome shotgun sequence genomic region:
- the LOC129887560 gene encoding uncharacterized protein LOC129887560: MATSAAAATAATAAATAATPLFSPTTPSLHTITRITFISATPKCTRPITKLHVSSNPVASSSTSKPNQESIFFDGGAHYGDLAANLLLGFTLLWLPLTLAAVFRAFYLRYRFTNLRVTVISGLTGQDRSDFSYKVIKDVQVVPRFIGEWGDVIITLKDGTVVDLRSVPKFREIAKYCLSMADKESSGVLKETNTTTDGPKGF; this comes from the coding sequence ATGGCCACCTCCGCCGCCGCCGCCACCGCCGCCACCGCCGCCGCCACCGCCGCCACCCCACTCTTCTCTCCGACCACTCCTTCCCTCCACACAATTACCAGAATAACCTTCATCTCCGCCACTCCAAAATGCACCAGACCAATCACCAAGCTCCACGTGTCCTCCAACCCAGTTGCTTCATCAAGTACATCCAAACCTAATCAAGAATCCATCTTTTTCGACGGAGGAGCTCACTATGGAGACCTCGCAGCTAATCTCCTTCTGGGTTTCACTCTTCTTTGGCTCCCATTAACCCTAGCTGCAGTATTTAGGGCTTTTTACTTGAGGTACAGGTTTACCAATTTGAGAGTTACTGTTATTTCCGGGTTAACGGGTCAAGACCGGAGCGATTTCTCGTATAAAGTCATCAAAGATGTTCAGGTTGTTCCAAGATTTATTGGTGAATGGGGTGATGTGATTATCACATTGAAAGACGGGACTGTTGTGGATTTGAGGAGTGTTCCTAAATTTAGGGAAATTGCTAAGTATTGTCTTTCTATGGCTGATAAAGAGTCATCTGGAGTTTTGAAGGAGACTAATACTACTACTGATGGGCCTAAAGGTTTTTGA